From one Micromonospora siamensis genomic stretch:
- a CDS encoding TIGR03560 family F420-dependent LLM class oxidoreductase, which produces MSGIRFGVVLPQGWRSDLTHLADPVAQFEAMVGVAREADDLGYDSVWLYDHVQAVSGEPETTFECWTSLSAIARETRRVRLGQIVTCNSFRNPALLAKMAATLDVASGGRAFLGLGGGWDQREYDAYGFDQPYPSTGERLTRLDEAARVITAMREPVATVDGRFHRVTGAQNVPPGVQRPHIPLMIGGSGEKRTLRTVARYADACNLTDHTDPAFHRHKLDVLAGHCAEVGRDYDAILRTAALSVFTGATDAEVTARLGGRDRAETATGSAVGTPAELVDILGRLVDAGIEYFMLYFHEPTDPEPMRLFAREVVPQLG; this is translated from the coding sequence ATGAGCGGGATCCGGTTCGGGGTGGTGCTGCCGCAGGGCTGGCGTTCCGACCTCACCCACCTGGCCGACCCGGTCGCGCAGTTCGAGGCGATGGTCGGGGTGGCCCGGGAGGCCGACGACCTGGGCTACGACTCGGTGTGGCTCTACGACCACGTGCAGGCGGTCAGCGGCGAGCCGGAGACCACCTTCGAGTGCTGGACCAGCCTGTCGGCGATCGCCCGGGAGACCCGCCGGGTGCGGCTCGGCCAGATCGTCACCTGCAACAGCTTCCGCAACCCGGCGCTGCTGGCCAAGATGGCGGCCACCCTCGACGTGGCCAGCGGCGGCCGGGCCTTCCTCGGCCTGGGCGGCGGCTGGGACCAGCGGGAGTACGACGCGTACGGGTTCGACCAGCCGTACCCGTCGACCGGGGAGCGGCTCACCCGGCTGGACGAGGCCGCCCGGGTGATCACCGCGATGCGGGAACCGGTGGCCACCGTCGACGGCCGCTTCCACCGGGTGACCGGGGCGCAGAACGTGCCCCCCGGGGTGCAGCGACCGCACATCCCGCTGATGATCGGTGGCAGTGGCGAGAAGCGCACCCTGCGCACCGTCGCCCGGTACGCCGACGCCTGCAACCTCACCGACCACACCGACCCGGCGTTCCACCGGCACAAGCTGGACGTCCTCGCCGGCCACTGCGCCGAGGTCGGGCGGGACTACGACGCCATCCTGCGTACCGCGGCGCTGTCGGTGTTCACCGGCGCCACCGACGCCGAGGTGACCGCCCGGCTGGGCGGGCGGGACCGGGCGGAGACGGCCACCGGCAGCGCCGTCGGCACCCCCGCCGAGCTGGTCGACATCCTCGGCCGGCTGGTCGACGCCGGCATCGAGTACTTCATGCTCTATTTCCACGAGCCCACCGACCCGGAGCCGATGCGGCTCTTCGCTCGCGAGGTGGTCCCGCAACTGGGCTGA